One genomic region from Plasmodium berghei ANKA genome assembly, chromosome: 4 encodes:
- a CDS encoding pre-mRNA-splicing factor PRP46, putative, which yields MKRFFGLEKSKGNDDDKINEVEKNEEKEHEDENSEKEEYENETEYGGEEDLKKHICLSKNMFMGNDILTPFNYNLLAYDQNINNRIIINDEDDDYENSNKIKDLKSISALAIPDEENTKSYENRYKENELKARRSNLRENVLKKLTSIKMNINIREMDEYSSVKKLYIKKMETSDIQKGNEKNMKKKKKKKSSIINSIINDDPITHEDISLNVNDMNTNALSNYKSENGNIMDDKNTKNSSIFPFNNNQHKNEIFNEPIIKKSDESILSSNALSNIKTLDIYKKIKKPKWHYPYKLYRVILGHSGWVNCVDVDISNEWFATGANDRLIKIWDLATCKLKLTLTGHINSVRDIKISKRNPYLFSCGEDNRVKCWDLEYNKVIRDYHGHLSGVYCLSLHPSLDILMSGGRDAVVRVWDIRTKNSIFVLSGHTGTIMSLSSQSVEPQVISGSQDKMIRLWDLNNGKCRIALTHHKKSIRSLSIHPFEYSFCSCAPDNVKVWCGADAEFDRNITGFNSIVNCSLIKQDSYFSDSSILILGSNNGQLHFYDWSSGYKYDTLSNKVVPGTVDCENSTLSMAFDKSETRLITTHGDKSIKIWKENEDATPENFPIKWNPYDNFKF from the exons TGGGGAATGATATATTGACAccatttaattataatttattagcATATGACCAAAACATAAACAAtagaataattataaatgatGAAGATGATGATTATGAGAATagtaacaaaataaaagatttaAAATCGATATCTGCTTTAGCTATTCCAGATGAAGAAAACACTAAATCTTATGAAAACagatataaagaaaatgaattaaaagcACGAAGAAGTAATTTAAGggaaaatgttttaaagaaattaacttctataaaaatgaacataaatataagagAAATGGATGAATATTCATCTGtaaaaaagttatatataaaaaaaatggaaacaagtgatatacaaaaaggaaatgaaaaaaatatgaaaaaaaaaaaaaaaaaaaaaagttcaataataaatagtatTATAAATGATGACCCAATAACACACGAAgatatttctttaaatgTGAATGATATGAATACAAATGCGTTATCTAATTATAAAAGTGAAAACGGAAATATTATggatgataaaaatactaaaaatagtagtatatttccttttaataataatcagcacaaaaatgaaatatttaatgagcctattataaaaaaatcagACGAATCGATATTAAGTAGTAATGCACTAAGTAATATTAAAACtttagatatatataaaaaaataaaaaaaccTAAATGGCACTAtccatataaattatatagagTTATATTAGGTCATTCGGGGTGGGTAAATTGCGTTGATGTTGATATAAGTAATGAGTGGTTTGCAACGGGAGCTAATGATcgattaattaaaatatggGACTTAGCTACCTGTAAACTAAAATTAACCTTAACGGGGCATATAAATAGTGTAAgagatataaaaatttctAAAAGAAACccatatttatttagttGTGGTGAAGATAACAGAGTTAAATGTTGGGACTTGGAATATAACAAAGTGATAAGAGATTATCATGGTCATTTATCTGGCGTATATTGTTTATCTTTGCACCCATCATTAGATATATTAATGAGCGGAGGAAGAGATGCAGTAGTTAGAGTATGGGATAtaagaacaaaaaattcaatttttgtattatcaGGGCATACAGGAACAATTATGTCCTTATCTTCGCAATCTGTTGAACCTCAAGTTATATCAGGTTCTCAAGATAAAATGATAAGATTATGGGATTTAAATAATGGCAAATGCAGAATAGCATTAACGcatcataaaaaaagtattagATCTTTATCCATACATCCTTTTGAATATAGTTTTTGTAGTTGTGCTCCAGATAATGTTAAAGTATGGTGTGGAGCAGATGCCGAATTTGACAGAAATATTACAGGTTTTAATTCAATAGTAAATTGTAGTTTAATTAAGCAAGATTCTTACTTTAGTGATTCttcaattttaatattaggTAGTAATAATGGTCAGcttcatttttatgattGGTCAAGtggatataaatatgatacaTTGTCAAATAAAGTTGTACCTGGAACAGTTGATTGTGAAAATTCCACTTTATCAATGGCTTTTGATAAAAGTGAGACCCGGTTAATAACAACGCATGGCGATAAATCCATAAAG atttggaaagaaaatgaagatgCGACACCAGAAAACTTTCCGATTAAATGGAATCCTTATGATAactttaaattttaa